TCGTCGAGGTATCCGCTCGCCAGATCCAGGGCCTCCTGGGCATGCGGAATGGAGTCGCACAGGCAGGTATAGCGCAGATAGAACGCCGTGCTTCCGGTTTGATGTGTCGTGGCGGCCTGTGCCACCGGTGCGGTGGTCCCGCCGATGATGACGGCGGCTGCGAAACCCGCGGCGGCAAGGCGCCTCGCGACACTCATGAGAATCCTTCGACATAAGAGACGCACGATGCTCGCGCGCGGCGGTGCGGCGATGCATCGAAGGGCGCGGAGCGGTGGACAAAGGGAATTCGCAGGTGGTGCCGAATCCGCAATATAATTGCAGGTTCAACAAGATTATGTAGCGAAATCCGCGGCTTGTCTCGCCGTACCGGTCAGCCCGCGGACCCGTCGCCGAGTGTCAAGGCGAAACTGTTGGGCTCCTGGGTGTTTCGTATCGAAGAGGGTGACGATCCGTCAGTTCGCGGCGGACGACCCGAGCTTGGCGACGACGTAATCTGCCGCCTGGCCGGTGAGGCCGCGGACAGCGTACGCGCCGTGGGCGCCCTGGTCGCGACCGGATGGTGAACACACCGGGTCTTCCGGCAGGCACTCGTCGAGGGTCTTGCCCGCGTACTCGGAGCCGACCGTGATGGGGGGAGCGCCGGTATGGATCATCTGGAGGAAGCCGCTGGACGGCTTGCCGAACAACACCACCGCCGCGACGTGGTCGGCCACCTCGCGGGGTAGCGGGCCGCTGATGGTGGGCGGCAGCTGATAGCCCTCGGGCACGGCATCCATGGTGAGGTACGCCGCGACCGCGGCCCCTTGCGAGTAGCCTCCTACCACCACTTTGCTGTCAGGGCAGGACGATACGGTCGAGAGCACCTTGTTCCTGGCGTCGGCGACCCCATCGGCTGCGGTCGCGAAGTCGAGCGAGGCCGGATAGTTGACCGCATAGGTGTTGACCGACTTACCTTCCGCGCGTTGCTGCACGGCGTCGGCGAAGTTCTGCCCGATGGATCCGACGCCGGGCGCTTCGAAGGTGCCGCGGGCGAAGATCAGCTGGACGTCGGGGCATGGGTCGGCCGCGGCCGGCGCGATGGACACCCCGCCGGCAACACCGGCCAGTAGCGCGGTGGCAGAGGTCACCGATGCGAAGCGGTTAACGGCTTGTCTCACGCTGTCGATCACGGCTCATCCCTGTCTGCGCGGCCACTGGATTGAATCGTTGCCCAGTCAACCAAAAATCAGATAGCTACGCTAATGAATGTGAGCGGCGTCGCACTGACGATGACCTCATCCGACGAGGGGACGTCCCAGCGGGAGAAGCCTGCCTCCGGTTTCCGCCCATAACGCCGCGGTGTAGAAGTACACGACGAAACCGACGAACACGAAGATCAGCCATCCACCGGCATGCGTCGCATCGGTGCTGGCGGTGAGATTTCCGATCAGCAACGCCGCCAGGGCCAGGTCGACCACCAGCAGCAGCACTGGGTAGGTCCAGGGCAGGCGGAGCAGTAGCACCGTCAGCAGGCCGATGGTCACCAGCCAGCTGGCCAGCCAGAGGGCGACGGTGCCGCCGGCATCGGCCGCGGCGATGCCGAACCAGTCGTGCGTGAGGCCCAGCGACAGCACCGCGTAGCTTCCGTAGAAACCGAAGAACGTGCCGTACACGGTCGCGTTGACGTTCTGGCCCAGCGCCGCCGACCACAGGGTGGCGACCAGAAGCCCTATCGACGTCGCCGACAACAGGATTGGCACGGCGGCTGCCGGCACGTCGAGGATGCCGGTATTGGTGACGCCGAGCCCGAAGCCGCCGGCGATGATCAGCGGCAGGGCGATCAGCCCGGGATCCCCCGGGCGCGGGGCGACGGTGTCTTCTGGCCGCGGAACGGCGGTGTCCTGTGGAGTCTGCGACAGGTCGGGAAGGGCCTGGGGTGTGGCCAGATCGGTCATGAGATGTCCTTCGTTCAGGCCGTCGCGAGGGCGGGTTGATAGGTGGTGGCAAGTTCCTGCCATGCGGTGAGTACGGCATCGAGTTGTTCGGCGGAGTGCCGTCCGAGTCCACATTCGGTGGACAGGCCGAACCGCGGCAGGAATTCGCCGGCGAGTGCTGCCCGGCGCCGGGTGCCTGCCGCGCCGTCCTCGGCGTGTAGCAAGCCGAGATAGAACTCCGTTTCGGCTTCGACTGCCAACCCGCTCAGGGGCTGCCAATGTGCCCGTTTGGTCCACGCGGCCACCGTCGCAGCGTGGATGGCGTTGATTGGACGTGCGATGTGGCGAGCAAGGCCGTTGGACAACGTCACAATCGCGGTGGCATCCCGCGGCAGGATGTGCCGACCGCCGCGGGCCGCCGCCTCCTCGGTGGGCGGTTCACCCATGAAGGGCGATGCGCCGAATTTCGAGTCTCCGTAGCAGAGGTGGAAGGTCAGGTCGACATCCTCGGCTATCCAATCCGCGAGGCGGGCAGTGGCCGCGAAGATCGACTCCTGGTCGGGGTAGGGGTTGGCGAACCATCCCTCGATGGTCGCCAGTTCGGTCGGCAGGTCCCACTGGATCGCCAGGTCCGCATGCGGGATGGCGTCCTGTATGTGCTCGACACTGCGTCGCAGCGCGGTTTCGTACGCCAGGGCGATCTCGACCTGAGAGTCGAAGTGGGCGAACGAATTCACCGCATTGAAAGGAGTGCCGATGGAGACAAGGAACCTGCTGTCGCTATCCAGGATTCCGGCGTCGCGAGCGGACCGGAATTCGCGATGGGAGGCGATCGCAGCGGAGTGGTAGTCGACATCGCCGAAGGACACCTCGGTTCCCGGGCGGACGGCGGCGCGTCCGTCGATGACGTCGAGGGTCGGGTTGGACAGAAAGTGAGACGAATGCACCAGAACCCAGTTGGCACGGTCGCCCGGTTCGCCGTCGGGGACGCGACGAACACCGGGCTGCAGACGCTCTCCGACGAGGGCGAATGCGTTGGCGGTGGTCGGCACGTTGATGCTGCCGGTGAGATAGAAGCCGGTCATGAGTAATCCTTGGTGGTAGTGGTGTCAGAGGAGCAGGCCGAGACGTGGCGGCAGCGTGCCGTCCAGGGTGTGCCGCCCGAGATGGACGTATTTCCACCGAGCGGGATCGTGCAATGTGTGGACGCGTAGGTTGCGCCAGTGCCGGTCGAGTGCGTACTTGGCATCGGTTGCCGATGTTCCGGTGAGTTCGAATATGCCGCTTGCGATCTCGACGGCGTACTCCTGGGCCAGGGCCTTGGCCGCTGCCACCTGAAGTGAGGCCGCTGCCGCGGCGTCACGGGTCACCTCCGGTGCGGCCAGCGCGTCGTCGACCAGGCGCGAGCCGTGAGTCAGCAGTGCCTCCAGGGCATACAGTTTGGCGGTCAGTTCGCCGAACCGACGGATGACATGCGATTCGTCGGCGGCGCGCTCGACGTGTGCCTCGAACCACGGCCTACTCCGCGATGCGACGAAGTCCGCACCGTCTTCGAGCGCGGCGCGGGCAGTGCCGACGTCGATGGCGGTGTGCAGCGCCTGATCGAATGCGCCGAGGACCGACGGCTCCGCCGATAGGGGGTCAGGGTCTGGACCTTCGTCGATGACCAGATCGGCGGTGACGTGCACCTTGTCCAGGACGACTTGGCCGCTGGCCGTGCCGCGTTGGCCGAACGACGACCAGCTGTCCAGGTTCAGGATGACGCCGGGATCGTCGGGGCGGACGAAAACCGTTGCTCCGTGGTCGGTTCCGCTGATCCTGGCAGCGACGGCGATCCAGGTGGCGCCGAGTGATCCGGTGGCGTAGAACTTGGTTCCTTCGAGTAGCCAGTCGCCATCGGACTGTCGGGTGACCGTGGTGGTGCGTTCCACGCTGGTCCGGGTGCCTCGCTCGACGGTGGCGTTGCCGATCTGGGCCCCGTTGAGGACGTCTCGGTAGATCCGCGGGGCAGGCTCCTGGTCCTCCAGGCCGCGGATGGCGGCGGTGACGACGTAATGAGCCAACAGCAATTGGCCCACCGCCGAATCGGCCCGCGCGAGGATGCGCAGCACCTCGACGGCGGTGGACCGGGGTAGGCCCGGACCACCGAATGCCTTCGGGACCAGCACTCCCAGCAGACCGGAGCTGCCGATCTGAGTCAGCGCATCGGTCGGTAGGCTGCCGTCGATCTCGCGTCGGACGGCTCCCGCGGCGACCGACGACGCGACGGCATTGGCGACCCCTAGGGCGTCCTCGACGGTTCGCAGAACGGGTACGGCGGTGATGGTGGTGGGCATCGTGTGGGCTCCTCGCTTCATGGTCCGCGGAAAAACCTAGGGGCAGCGCAGATGTGTGAACAGATGGTTCAAGCGACGCTGGAAGCGCTTGCAGCAACGCTGCACTCGGTGCGTGCCGCGATGGCCTTGCCGGCTGTGGCGATCAATCCGATCACGGTGGACAGAACGCTTGCCGGTGCCGGAACCGCGGCGGTGGCTATCGCCACCGTTCGCATGGGGCGGTGTCCTGCGGCCCTGCGGACGGCGACGTCGGTGCGTGCGCCAGATGCCGCAAGTGACGGCACCAGGGACACACCGAGCCCGGCGGCGACGAAGCCCTGCACCGTCGCGTACTCTTCGGCGCGATAACTGACTTTCGGCTCGAATCCTGCACGCTCGCAGGCATTGCGGAAGACGCGGGTGTCCGGGCACAGGCCGGTCTGGCTGCTCACCACCCAGTTCTCGCGGGCAAGTTCGACCATCGGTACCTCGGTCCGCTCTGCCAGGCGATGCCCCGACGGCAACACGACGAAGAACTCGTCGTCGTAGACGTCGAGTGTGGTCACGCCCGGGAAGTCGGTGTGTTCTCCCGGCACTTCGGTCACCATGGCGGCGTCGACGTCGCCGTTGCGCAGTAGTTCTACCCCGTCGTCAGGATCGACTGCTACCAATTCAATTGCCAACCCGGGTAATACCCGTCGAGTGCGAGCGATGGCCGGTGGCAGGATGACTGCCGCCGCGCTGGCGAACGATGCGATGCGCACGACGCCCGGCCGTCTGGTGGTGCCGTTGGCGAGGTCGCGCTCGGCTGCAGCCACTGCGCCAAGGATCGCGGGCACGTGCTCCAGGAGGGTGCTACCGGCGGGTGTCGGGCGTGCGCCGGACGGGCCGCGGACCAGCAAGGTGCAACCCAGATCGCGCTCCAACGCAGTGACCTGTTGGGAGACGGCCGATGTGGTGTAGTTCATGGCGGCGGCTGCAGCACTGAGAGATCCGCAGCGCGCTATCTCCTGCAACACCACCAATCTGCGCACGTCGAACATCTCGCGAAGACTAGGAAGGATTCTCGGCCGTAGGCAGGGTTGCGCTCATCACGACGGCAAGTCTGCAGGCCCCATTGGTCAGTAGCCGGAGTTCGGGACGCCCGTGGGCCGGATCCCGTGATGGCGTTCGGCGACATCGGGATGTGCGCGGGTTCGTGATTTCCAGGCGTTCTCACCGTAGGTGTTGAAGATCGGATTGTCGGGGTCGGCTTCGACACCACGAGCCAGTGCGGCCAGCTCGTCGGGCAGCACCATCAGCGGAACTGTGGCATCGAGGGCGGGATTGAGGAAGTAGGGGATGGATATCCGGTCGGTACCCGGCTTCGGTGACAGCACCCGGTGCCGAGTGGCCCGCAGGTAGCCGCCGGTGGCGACTTCCAGGAGTTCGCCGATGTTGACGATGAACGCACCGGGCACCGGCGGCACGTCGACCCACTCACCCGCGGTGAGTTCGACCTGCAGGCCGGTCGAGTCCGGCTCGACCAGAAGCAGCGTGAGCACACCCGAATCCTTATGTGCACCAACGCCTTGGTCACTGGCGGCGCCTCCCGGGTACCGCACCACCTTGATCAGGGTCGCGGGAAGTCCGGCGAACGCCTCGTCGAACAGGTCCGCGGCGGCCCCCAACGACTCGGCCCAAAGCCGGAGCAACCGCAGACCCACCGCTGACATCGAGCGGTCCCAGTCCTCGAAGGCCGCCCGGAAACCCGTCGGCTGCTCGGGCCAGAGATTGGGACCCTGCAGCCGCCAGTAGCCCTCGGCGCCGGGAACGGTGGTGCGCTCGGGGCCGATATCGATCTGTTCGCGCCAGTCCACCTGGCCATTGGTCAGCTCACCGCCCAGGCGGGAGTAGCCGCGAAACTGCGGGCTTTGCAACTGACTGATCCGGTTCTTGACATCGACAGGCAGCGCAAAGAACTCGCGGGCCGACGTCAGGACTCCGGCGATCTGGGCGTCCGAGACACCGTGCCCGGTCAGGTAGAAGAAACCGAACGTGTGGGCGGCTTCCCGCAACGCGACACGGAAACCGTCGGGGTGGGTGTGCGACTCTGACAGATCGAGCACCGGCAACATTCTTCACACCCTGCACCATCGCCGTCGCCAGACCAATCCACGTCAACAGATACTTCATCGGTGTGAAGACGCGGCGGAAACCGGATCGGCAATGTCGACGCCGTGACCGACGCGAACCGTGCCCGAGCCGGCGGCAGATCGCTCGGGCCGAGATGTGGGTCCCGGGCCGCTATGGGATCGTTGAGGGCGCGGTCGTGTGCGGGCGGGGGATCGGAGGAAACGGGTGAAAGCGACTCGGTATCGGATGGCGACGGCTCAGGTCGTGGGCGATTGCGGACGGGCCTGCAGCCGACGCCGTCATCTTCGGCCAGAGGCACGACCGGTGTCCGATGATGACGACCCGCTGGGCACCTTGGTGGCCAGGGGACTGCGACAAGGCATGCGCAGTTCCTCGCTGAGGAGGCGGGCGGGAATGACGATCGGGGTCGCCAGGGACCCCGCACCGTGGATGAAAGCCCATGTCGATCGGCTGGCCGAGTTGCTCGCCGAATATCACGGGCTGTCCATACCCCGTCAGGTACTGCGAGCCGAGCTCGCCCGATACCTCACGGACTGTTCGTCATTGTTCGCCATCAGTCGCTTCGAAGCCCGAAGCCATGTCACCGAGGAGATGATGCGGCAGTCGGCGGCGGAACTCGCCCGGGACTACCTGCGACGGATACGAACCGACACCGCGTGAGGCCACCACGGGGTGGCTCAGCCCGAGGCCGCCACGATTGCCGCTGAACAAGCGCGCGACAGCGGCTATCTTTGCAAACACGACCGGCGCCGTCCTCGGTGCGGCGGAGGGTGTGCAGGGGACCGATATGTACCGACAGGGTGTTCTGGGCGCCACCTCCGGCATCGACAGTGCCAAGGTGTGGCAGGCCGCCAACGGAGAGTGGCCGCCGGTCATCGACGAGCTCATCGGGGCCGCCGCCGAGGTTCCGGTACTCAAGGCGTTGCTACGGA
The sequence above is drawn from the Mycolicibacterium neoaurum VKM Ac-1815D genome and encodes:
- a CDS encoding cutinase family protein; protein product: MDSVRQAVNRFASVTSATALLAGVAGGVSIAPAAADPCPDVQLIFARGTFEAPGVGSIGQNFADAVQQRAEGKSVNTYAVNYPASLDFATAADGVADARNKVLSTVSSCPDSKVVVGGYSQGAAVAAYLTMDAVPEGYQLPPTISGPLPREVADHVAAVVLFGKPSSGFLQMIHTGAPPITVGSEYAGKTLDECLPEDPVCSPSGRDQGAHGAYAVRGLTGQAADYVVAKLGSSAAN
- a CDS encoding GPR1/FUN34/YaaH family transporter; the encoded protein is MTDLATPQALPDLSQTPQDTAVPRPEDTVAPRPGDPGLIALPLIIAGGFGLGVTNTGILDVPAAAVPILLSATSIGLLVATLWSAALGQNVNATVYGTFFGFYGSYAVLSLGLTHDWFGIAAADAGGTVALWLASWLVTIGLLTVLLLRLPWTYPVLLLVVDLALAALLIGNLTASTDATHAGGWLIFVFVGFVVYFYTAALWAETGGRLLPLGRPLVG
- a CDS encoding acyl-CoA dehydrogenase family protein — its product is MPTTITAVPVLRTVEDALGVANAVASSVAAGAVRREIDGSLPTDALTQIGSSGLLGVLVPKAFGGPGLPRSTAVEVLRILARADSAVGQLLLAHYVVTAAIRGLEDQEPAPRIYRDVLNGAQIGNATVERGTRTSVERTTTVTRQSDGDWLLEGTKFYATGSLGATWIAVAARISGTDHGATVFVRPDDPGVILNLDSWSSFGQRGTASGQVVLDKVHVTADLVIDEGPDPDPLSAEPSVLGAFDQALHTAIDVGTARAALEDGADFVASRSRPWFEAHVERAADESHVIRRFGELTAKLYALEALLTHGSRLVDDALAAPEVTRDAAAAASLQVAAAKALAQEYAVEIASGIFELTGTSATDAKYALDRHWRNLRVHTLHDPARWKYVHLGRHTLDGTLPPRLGLLL
- a CDS encoding LysR family transcriptional regulator, translating into MFDVRRLVVLQEIARCGSLSAAAAAMNYTTSAVSQQVTALERDLGCTLLVRGPSGARPTPAGSTLLEHVPAILGAVAAAERDLANGTTRRPGVVRIASFASAAAVILPPAIARTRRVLPGLAIELVAVDPDDGVELLRNGDVDAAMVTEVPGEHTDFPGVTTLDVYDDEFFVVLPSGHRLAERTEVPMVELARENWVVSSQTGLCPDTRVFRNACERAGFEPKVSYRAEEYATVQGFVAAGLGVSLVPSLAASGARTDVAVRRAAGHRPMRTVAIATAAVPAPASVLSTVIGLIATAGKAIAARTECSVAASASSVA
- a CDS encoding isopenicillin N synthase family dioxygenase — its product is MLPVLDLSESHTHPDGFRVALREAAHTFGFFYLTGHGVSDAQIAGVLTSAREFFALPVDVKNRISQLQSPQFRGYSRLGGELTNGQVDWREQIDIGPERTTVPGAEGYWRLQGPNLWPEQPTGFRAAFEDWDRSMSAVGLRLLRLWAESLGAAADLFDEAFAGLPATLIKVVRYPGGAASDQGVGAHKDSGVLTLLLVEPDSTGLQVELTAGEWVDVPPVPGAFIVNIGELLEVATGGYLRATRHRVLSPKPGTDRISIPYFLNPALDATVPLMVLPDELAALARGVEADPDNPIFNTYGENAWKSRTRAHPDVAERHHGIRPTGVPNSGY